One region of Vicinamibacteria bacterium genomic DNA includes:
- a CDS encoding ATP-dependent Clp protease proteolytic subunit → MSIVCVGLTAGAVSSAEAASGSIYEVALNDIIHRVTAELVVQTIQEADENAAALVLIRLQTPGGTYSSTRLIVETILNSKTPVVVYVSPSGAHAASAGFLILLSADVAAMAPGTNTGAATPIAGSGQDLQETLEKKATSDAAAYARSLAERRGRSPELAEKAVTETLSWTASEALEAGLIDYVANTEAELLERLHGSVVRRVDGSEVTLSTSDAPVVVKEMTTKQRLLSYIANPNIAVFLGLIGLAGLYLEFSNPGTLVPGIVGAIALLLAAFAFEILPVNIVGLLLLIVGFGMLIVEALT, encoded by the coding sequence TTGTCAATCGTTTGTGTCGGCCTCACCGCGGGTGCCGTCTCGTCGGCGGAGGCGGCCTCCGGATCGATCTACGAAGTCGCCTTGAACGATATCATCCACCGGGTCACGGCCGAGCTCGTGGTGCAAACGATCCAGGAGGCCGACGAGAACGCGGCGGCGCTGGTGTTGATTCGACTCCAGACGCCCGGTGGAACCTATTCCTCGACGCGACTCATCGTCGAGACGATCTTGAACAGCAAAACGCCGGTTGTCGTTTACGTATCACCCTCGGGTGCGCACGCCGCCTCCGCCGGATTCCTGATTCTCCTGTCTGCCGACGTCGCCGCGATGGCGCCGGGCACGAATACGGGGGCGGCGACGCCCATCGCCGGCTCGGGCCAGGATCTTCAAGAAACGTTGGAGAAGAAGGCAACTTCCGACGCCGCCGCTTATGCTCGCTCGCTCGCCGAGCGACGTGGCCGCAGCCCCGAGCTCGCGGAGAAAGCCGTGACCGAGACCCTGTCCTGGACGGCCAGCGAGGCGCTCGAAGCGGGTCTCATCGACTATGTGGCAAATACCGAAGCCGAGCTTCTCGAACGGCTGCACGGTTCCGTCGTCAGACGAGTCGACGGAAGCGAGGTCACGCTCTCGACCTCGGACGCCCCGGTGGTCGTCAAGGAGATGACGACGAAGCAAAGGCTTCTTTCCTACATCGCCAACCCCAACATCGCGGTCTTCCTCGGCCTCATCGGCCTCGCGGGACTGTATCTCGAGTTCTCCAACCCCGGCACCCTCGTGCCGGGAATCGTCGGCGCCATCGCTCTCCTACTCGCCGCCTTCGCCTTCGAGATCTTGCCCGTCAATATCGTCGGCCTGCTTCTCCTGATCGTCGGTTTCGGCATGCTCATCGTCGAAGCATTGAC
- a CDS encoding cupin domain-containing protein — MTDNSRVKHVRWDDLPKEKLTEYLDRRIVTGDRSMVTHVYMKKGCLVPMHHHENEQLTYVLEGALKFWIGTEDAEPFVVRSGEVLVLPSNVPHKAEALEDTLDVDFFTPPRKDWLEGTDDYLRQQK; from the coding sequence GTGACCGATAACAGCCGAGTCAAGCACGTCCGCTGGGACGACCTGCCGAAGGAGAAGCTGACCGAGTACCTCGATCGCCGCATCGTCACCGGCGACCGATCCATGGTGACGCACGTGTACATGAAGAAGGGGTGCCTCGTGCCGATGCACCACCACGAGAACGAGCAGCTCACGTACGTTCTGGAGGGAGCCCTGAAGTTCTGGATCGGCACCGAGGACGCGGAGCCTTTCGTCGTCCGCTCCGGCGAGGTCCTGGTGCTGCCCTCCAACGTGCCGCACAAGGCCGAGGCTCTCGAGGACACACTCGACGTCGATTTTTTCACTCCACCCCGGAAGGATTGGCTCGAGGGAACCGACGACTACCTGCGCCAGCAAAAATAG